In one Denitratisoma sp. genomic region, the following are encoded:
- a CDS encoding VWA domain-containing protein — protein sequence MSKPVDARKREMHHPQVQAWWREMDCGFTQVADVFEECLYEALTAFSKREMDAYVAAAKYLSRLGRGPEPVLAFLEAWPAVAAAAGAAVLEEVMATACALQASPNGHAIAPFLQTLAPVARRLASREQLAFYLDIARDLMARTTGSIHGRHATIASPGLPAFFRQAPQLVEQLPMAGLQNWVDYGIRHYGDHPQQQEDYFKLALADSRAVLQRERHGTLFADAERRLDLYLRALWRDPQPLVPYSNAYHELRQIVPYYDGLGMRLPDVLDARNGISGLDRYRATLAHMAGHRRWSAPQIADNWSPFQRLAVEFIEDARIDCLLMREYPGLAPDLLALHPQPVEGACDPETTSCLRHRLAMLSRACLDPNHGYADPVLNETVAAFQAALADGPSGTAEMAELALAWVARTRRPGDQLPRIHFDDTVVDYRDDNRQLWAFIEEGDEEEAFDTRKETSKTEEPQGLPPRHYPEWDQATESYRPDWVSLYEALHPAGEAAKIDRLLDKHAALARRLMRLLDLIKPQNKQRIRYQEDGSELDLDIAIRSLIDFRSGVTPDPRINMNHRTSGRSIAVLLLLDLSESLNQKVAGGGQTVLELSQEAVSLLGMAIERLNDPFAIAGFHSNTRHEVRYLHIKGFSERWDDTVKGRLAAAGAGWSTRMGAALRHAGAALAQRQADKRLLLLLTDGEPADIDVRDPEHLHADARKAVGELAAQGVDTFCLSLDPKADDYVQGIFGRRHLVLDRVEQLPEKLPLLYMALTK from the coding sequence ATGAGCAAGCCCGTCGACGCACGCAAGCGTGAAATGCATCATCCCCAGGTGCAAGCCTGGTGGCGCGAGATGGACTGCGGCTTCACGCAGGTGGCCGACGTCTTCGAGGAGTGCCTCTACGAGGCGCTGACCGCGTTCTCGAAACGGGAAATGGATGCCTACGTGGCGGCGGCCAAATATCTCAGCCGCCTCGGCCGCGGGCCGGAGCCGGTGCTGGCCTTCCTCGAGGCCTGGCCGGCAGTCGCCGCGGCGGCCGGCGCCGCGGTCCTCGAGGAGGTGATGGCCACCGCGTGCGCCCTGCAGGCCTCGCCCAACGGCCACGCCATCGCGCCCTTCCTGCAGACGCTGGCGCCGGTCGCACGGCGCCTCGCCTCGCGCGAGCAGCTCGCCTTCTACCTGGACATCGCGCGCGACCTGATGGCGCGCACCACCGGCTCCATCCATGGCCGCCACGCCACGATCGCCAGCCCCGGTCTGCCGGCCTTCTTCCGCCAGGCGCCGCAGCTCGTCGAGCAGCTGCCGATGGCGGGGCTGCAGAACTGGGTCGACTACGGTATCCGCCACTACGGCGACCACCCGCAGCAGCAGGAGGACTACTTCAAGCTGGCGCTCGCCGACAGCCGCGCCGTGCTGCAACGCGAACGCCACGGCACGCTGTTCGCCGACGCCGAGCGCCGCCTCGACCTGTATCTTCGTGCGCTGTGGCGCGACCCGCAGCCGCTGGTCCCCTACTCGAACGCCTACCACGAGCTGCGCCAGATCGTGCCCTACTACGACGGGCTCGGCATGCGCCTGCCCGACGTCCTCGACGCGCGCAACGGCATTTCGGGACTCGACCGCTACCGCGCGACGCTGGCGCACATGGCCGGCCACCGGCGCTGGTCGGCGCCGCAGATCGCCGACAACTGGAGCCCCTTCCAGCGCCTCGCCGTGGAGTTCATCGAGGACGCGCGCATCGACTGCCTGCTGATGCGCGAGTATCCCGGCCTCGCCCCCGACCTGCTCGCCCTGCATCCGCAGCCGGTCGAGGGCGCCTGCGATCCCGAAACCACGTCCTGCCTGCGCCACCGCCTCGCCATGCTCTCGCGCGCCTGCCTCGACCCGAACCACGGCTACGCCGATCCCGTCCTGAATGAAACCGTCGCCGCCTTCCAGGCCGCGCTCGCCGACGGGCCTTCCGGCACGGCGGAGATGGCGGAACTCGCGCTCGCCTGGGTGGCGCGCACGCGGCGCCCGGGCGACCAGCTGCCGCGCATCCATTTCGACGACACGGTGGTCGACTACCGCGACGACAACCGCCAGCTGTGGGCCTTCATCGAGGAAGGCGACGAGGAGGAAGCCTTCGACACGCGGAAAGAGACGAGCAAGACGGAGGAGCCGCAGGGCCTGCCGCCGCGCCACTATCCCGAGTGGGACCAGGCCACGGAGTCCTACCGCCCGGACTGGGTCAGCCTCTACGAGGCGCTGCACCCGGCCGGCGAGGCGGCGAAGATCGACCGCCTGCTGGACAAGCACGCCGCCCTCGCCCGCCGCCTGATGCGCCTGCTCGACCTCATCAAGCCGCAGAACAAGCAGCGCATCCGCTACCAGGAGGACGGCTCCGAGCTCGACCTCGACATCGCCATCCGCTCGCTGATCGACTTCAGGAGCGGCGTCACGCCCGATCCGCGCATCAACATGAACCACCGCACGAGCGGGCGCAGCATCGCCGTGCTGCTGCTGCTCGACCTGTCGGAATCGCTCAACCAGAAGGTCGCCGGCGGCGGGCAGACCGTGCTGGAACTCTCGCAGGAAGCCGTCTCGCTGCTCGGCATGGCCATCGAGCGCCTGAACGATCCCTTCGCCATCGCCGGCTTCCATTCCAACACCCGCCACGAGGTGCGCTACCTGCACATCAAGGGTTTCTCCGAGCGCTGGGACGACACGGTGAAGGGACGGCTCGCCGCCGCCGGCGCCGGCTGGTCGACGCGCATGGGCGCCGCCCTGCGCCATGCCGGCGCGGCCCTGGCCCAGCGCCAGGCCGACAAGCGGCTGCTGCTGCTGCTCACCGACGGCGAGCCGGCCGACATCGACGTGCGCGATCCAGAACATCTTCATGCCGACGCCAGGAAGGCCGTCGGCGAGCTGGCCGCCCAGGGCGTCGACACCTTCTGCCTCAGCCTCGACCCGAAGGCCGACGACTACGTGCAGGGGATTTTCGGGCGGCGACACCTGGTGCTGGACCGGGTCGAGCAGTTGCCGGAGAAGCTGCCGCTCCTGTACATGGCGCTGACGAAGTAG
- a CDS encoding phosphoribulokinase, with the protein MSAKHPVIAITGSSGAGTSTVKKSFEHIFRRESILSAVIEGDSFHKYDREEMKKAIQASEKAGVCEHISHFGPEANLFEELEALFKGYGETGAGKRRYYLHNEQEAEPWNQKPGTFTPWEDLPLGTDCLFYEGLHGGVKTETVDVARHTDLLVGVVPTVNLEWIQKIHRDTSTRGYSVEAVTQTILRRMYDYVHYITPQFSRTHINFQRVPVVDTSNPFVARDIPTLDESFVVIRYRDPHGVDFPYLLTMIHDSFMSRPNCIVVPGGKMELAMQLVLTPLILQLMEKRKKA; encoded by the coding sequence ATGTCCGCCAAGCATCCCGTCATCGCCATTACCGGCTCCTCCGGGGCCGGCACATCCACGGTCAAGAAGTCCTTCGAGCACATTTTCCGCCGCGAAAGCATCCTGTCCGCCGTCATCGAGGGCGACAGCTTCCACAAGTACGACCGCGAGGAGATGAAGAAGGCCATCCAGGCCTCGGAAAAAGCCGGTGTCTGCGAGCACATCAGCCACTTCGGCCCCGAAGCCAACCTGTTCGAGGAGCTCGAGGCCCTGTTCAAGGGCTACGGCGAGACCGGCGCCGGCAAGCGCCGCTACTACCTGCACAACGAGCAGGAGGCCGAGCCGTGGAATCAGAAGCCGGGCACCTTCACGCCCTGGGAGGACCTGCCCCTGGGCACCGACTGCCTGTTCTACGAGGGCCTGCATGGCGGCGTCAAGACCGAGACGGTGGACGTCGCCCGCCATACCGACCTGCTGGTCGGCGTGGTGCCGACGGTGAACCTCGAGTGGATCCAGAAGATCCACCGCGACACCAGCACGCGCGGCTACTCGGTCGAGGCGGTGACCCAGACCATCCTGCGCCGCATGTACGACTACGTGCACTACATCACGCCGCAGTTCTCGCGCACCCACATCAACTTCCAGCGCGTGCCGGTGGTGGACACCTCCAACCCCTTCGTCGCCCGCGACATACCGACGCTGGACGAGTCCTTCGTGGTGATCCGCTACCGCGACCCGCACGGCGTGGACTTCCCCTACCTGCTGACGATGATCCACGACTCCTTCATGTCGCGGCCGAACTGCATCGTGGTGCCGGGCGGCAAGATGGAGCTGGCCATGCAGCTCGTCCTCACCCCGCTGATCCTGCAGCTGATGGAGAAGCGCAAGAAGGCCTGA
- the tkt gene encoding transketolase produces MSIQSATFSDFETPVFNNLTSAIRALAMDAVEKAKSGHPGAPMGMAEIAEVLWNHHLRHNPANPKWADRDRFVLSNGHGSMLIYALLHLTGYDVSIDDIKQFRQLHSKTPGHPEYGYTPGVETTTGPLGQGITNAVGMAMAEKLLAAEFNRPGHEIVDHRTYAFLGDGCLMEGISHEACSLAGTWGLGKLTAFWDDNGISIDGHVEGWFTDDTPRRFEAYGWQVIPNVNGHDPEALHAAINKAKAETSRPTLICCRTRIGMGAPNKAGTHDVHGAPLGDAEIAAARPHMGWVFPPFEIPQEVYEAWNARKKGAALESDWNQKFERYAKAYPDLAAEYQRRMAGELPAGWAAHAQKAVAEINAKGETVATRKASQIAINALAPALPEFVGGSADLTGSNLTNWAGCKHVSGRTPGNYISYGVREFGMSHIMNGMALHGGILPFGGTFLMFSEYARNAIRMSALMKQRVIYVFTHDSIGLGEDGPTHQPVEQTATLRMIPNMDVWRPCDTVETMVAWTQAVEKKAGPTALCLSRQNLPFVKRTDAMLANIEKGGYVLSEAQGKAQAVIIATGSEIDLALKAQAALAQEGVAVRVVSMPNTNAFDRQDAAYRESVLPKGLPRVAVEAGVTDGWYKYVGLEGKVVGLDRFGESAPAGVLFKEFGFTAENVAKAVKSVL; encoded by the coding sequence ATGTCCATCCAGAGTGCCACTTTCAGCGACTTCGAGACACCGGTGTTCAACAACCTGACCAGCGCCATCCGCGCCCTCGCCATGGACGCGGTCGAAAAAGCCAAGTCCGGCCACCCCGGCGCCCCCATGGGCATGGCGGAGATCGCCGAGGTGCTGTGGAACCACCACCTGCGCCACAACCCGGCCAACCCGAAGTGGGCCGACCGCGACCGCTTCGTGCTCTCCAACGGCCACGGCTCGATGCTCATCTACGCCCTGCTGCACCTGACCGGCTACGACGTCTCCATCGACGACATCAAGCAGTTCCGCCAGCTGCACTCGAAGACGCCGGGCCACCCCGAGTACGGCTACACGCCGGGCGTCGAGACCACCACCGGCCCGCTCGGCCAGGGCATCACCAACGCCGTCGGCATGGCCATGGCGGAGAAGTTGCTCGCCGCCGAGTTCAACCGGCCCGGCCACGAGATCGTCGACCACCGCACCTACGCTTTCCTCGGCGACGGCTGCCTGATGGAGGGCATCTCGCACGAGGCCTGCTCGCTCGCCGGCACCTGGGGCCTGGGCAAGCTCACCGCCTTCTGGGACGACAACGGCATCTCTATCGACGGCCACGTCGAGGGCTGGTTCACCGACGACACGCCGCGCCGCTTCGAGGCCTACGGCTGGCAGGTGATCCCCAATGTGAACGGCCATGATCCCGAGGCCCTTCACGCCGCCATCAACAAGGCCAAGGCCGAAACCTCCCGCCCGACCCTGATCTGCTGCCGGACCCGCATCGGCATGGGCGCGCCCAACAAGGCCGGCACCCACGACGTGCACGGCGCGCCGCTGGGCGACGCCGAGATCGCCGCCGCCCGTCCGCACATGGGCTGGGTGTTCCCGCCCTTCGAAATCCCGCAGGAAGTCTACGAAGCCTGGAACGCGCGCAAGAAGGGCGCCGCGCTGGAGTCCGACTGGAACCAGAAGTTCGAGCGCTATGCCAAGGCCTACCCGGATCTGGCCGCCGAATACCAGCGCCGCATGGCCGGCGAGCTGCCCGCCGGCTGGGCGGCGCATGCGCAGAAGGCCGTTGCCGAGATCAACGCCAAGGGCGAGACCGTCGCCACGCGCAAGGCTTCCCAAATTGCCATCAACGCCCTGGCGCCAGCCCTGCCCGAGTTCGTCGGCGGCTCGGCTGACCTGACCGGCTCGAACCTGACCAACTGGGCAGGCTGCAAGCACGTCTCCGGCCGCACGCCCGGCAACTACATCTCCTACGGCGTGCGCGAGTTCGGCATGTCGCACATCATGAACGGCATGGCCCTGCACGGCGGCATCCTGCCCTTCGGCGGCACCTTCCTGATGTTCTCGGAATACGCCCGCAACGCCATCCGCATGTCGGCGCTGATGAAGCAGCGCGTGATCTACGTGTTCACGCACGACTCGATCGGCCTCGGCGAGGACGGCCCGACGCACCAGCCGGTCGAGCAGACCGCCACGCTGCGCATGATCCCGAACATGGACGTCTGGCGCCCCTGCGACACCGTCGAGACGATGGTGGCGTGGACCCAGGCGGTGGAAAAGAAGGCCGGCCCGACGGCGCTGTGCCTGTCGCGTCAGAACCTGCCCTTCGTCAAGCGCACCGACGCCATGCTTGCCAACATCGAAAAAGGCGGCTACGTGCTCTCCGAGGCACAGGGCAAGGCCCAGGCGGTGATCATCGCCACGGGCTCGGAAATCGATCTCGCGCTCAAGGCGCAAGCAGCACTGGCGCAGGAAGGCGTCGCCGTGCGCGTCGTCTCCATGCCCAACACCAACGCCTTCGACCGCCAGGACGCCGCCTACAGGGAGAGCGTGCTGCCGAAAGGCTTGCCGCGCGTCGCCGTGGAAGCCGGCGTCACCGACGGCTGGTACAAGTACGTCGGACTGGAAGGCAAGGTGGTCGGCCTCGACCGCTTCGGCGAGTCGGCACCGGCCGGCGTGCTGTTCAAGGAATTCGGCTTCACGGCGGAGAACGTCGCGAAGGCCGTGAAATCGGTTCTGTAA
- the gap gene encoding type I glyceraldehyde-3-phosphate dehydrogenase yields the protein MAIKVGINGFGRIGRMAFRAIAKDFPEIEVVAINDLLEPSYLAYMLQYDSVHGRFNGSIAVEGSNLIVNGKKIRLTAEKDPANLKWGEVGADIVIESTGFFLTKDTCQKHLDAGAKKVVQSAPSKDDTPMFVYGVNHEKYAGEKIVSAASCTTNCLAPVAKVLHDNWGIKRGLMTTVHAATATQKTVDGPSSKDWRGGRGILENIIPSSTGAAKAVGVVLPELNKKLTGMAFRVPTSDVSVVDLTVELNKEASYEDICKAMKTASEGALKGVLGYTEDKVVATDFRGNSQPSIFDADAGIALDKTFVKVVSWYDNEYGYTCNMLRFVKHVAK from the coding sequence ATGGCTATCAAAGTCGGCATCAACGGTTTCGGACGCATCGGTCGCATGGCCTTCCGCGCCATCGCCAAGGACTTTCCCGAGATCGAGGTCGTCGCCATAAACGACCTGCTCGAGCCCAGCTACCTGGCCTACATGCTGCAGTACGACTCGGTGCACGGCCGCTTCAACGGCAGCATCGCCGTCGAGGGCAGCAACCTGATCGTGAACGGCAAGAAGATCCGCCTGACCGCCGAGAAGGATCCSGCCAACCTGAAGTGGGGCGAGGTCGGCGCCGACATCGTCATCGAATCCACCGGCTTCTTCCTGACCAAGGACACCTGCCAGAAGCACCTCGACGCCGGCGCCAAGAAGGTCGTCCAGTCGGCCCCGTCGAAGGACGACACGCCGATGTTCGTCTACGGCGTGAACCACGAGAAGTACGCCGGCGAGAAGATCGTCTCCGCCGCCTCCTGCACCACCAACTGCCTGGCCCCCGTCGCCAAGGTGCTGCACGACAACTGGGGCATCAAGCGCGGCCTGATGACCACCGTGCATGCCGCCACGGCGACGCAGAAGACCGTCGACGGCCCCTCCTCCAAGGACTGGCGCGGCGGCCGCGGCATCCTCGAGAACATCATCCCGTCCTCGACCGGCGCCGCCAAGGCCGTCGGCGTGGTGCTGCCCGAGCTCAACAAGAAGCTCACCGGCATGGCCTTCCGCGTGCCGACCTCCGACGTCTCGGTGGTCGACCTCACCGTCGAGCTGAACAAGGAAGCCTCCTACGAGGACATCTGCAAGGCCATGAAGACCGCCTCCGAAGGCGCGCTGAAGGGCGTTCTCGGCTACACGGAGGACAAGGTCGTCGCCACCGATTTCCGCGGCAATTCGCAGCCGTCGATCTTCGACGCCGACGCCGGCATCGCCCTGGACAAGACCTTCGTCAAGGTCGTCTCCTGGTACGACAACGAGTACGGCTACACCTGCAACATGCTGCGCTTCGTCAAGCACGTCGCCAAGTAA
- a CDS encoding phosphoglycerate kinase, translating into MKFKKLTDFDLAGKRVFIRADLNVPVKDGKVTSDARITASMPTIEHCLKAGAKVMVTSHLGRPEEGVFTEENSLKPVADVMAAKLGRPVRLVRDWVDGGFDVNAGEVVLLENCRFNKGEKKNVETTARKYAALCDLFVMDAFGTAHRAEGTTYGIAQFAPAACAGLLVAEELEALSKALLAPARPMVAIVGGSKVSTKLTVLESLSEKVDQLVVGGGIANTFLKATGRNVGKSLCEDDLVPTAKVLMEKMAKRGATIPVAVDVVCGKKFDAAEAAVLKDAGAVADDDMIFDIGPKSTQALVDIIMKAGTVVWNGPVGVFEFDQFGEGTKKIAAAIAATKAFTLAGGGDTIAAIQKYGIYDKVSYISTAGGAFLEFLEGKVLPAVDILEQRAKD; encoded by the coding sequence ATGAAATTCAAGAAACTCACCGATTTCGACCTCGCCGGCAAGCGTGTCTTCATCCGCGCCGACCTCAACGTGCCGGTCAAGGACGGCAAGGTCACCTCCGACGCCCGCATCACCGCCTCCATGCCGACCATCGAGCACTGCCTGAAGGCCGGCGCGAAGGTGATGGTCACCTCCCATCTCGGCCGCCCCGAGGAGGGCGTGTTCACCGAGGAGAACTCGCTCAAGCCGGTCGCCGACGTGATGGCCGCCAAGCTGGGCCGGCCGGTGCGCCTGGTGCGCGACTGGGTCGACGGCGGCTTCGACGTGAATGCCGGCGAAGTGGTGCTGCTGGAGAACTGCCGCTTCAACAAGGGCGAGAAGAAGAACGTCGAGACGACCGCCCGCAAGTACGCCGCCCTCTGCGATCTCTTCGTCATGGACGCCTTCGGCACCGCCCACCGCGCCGAGGGCACCACCTACGGCATCGCCCAGTTCGCGCCGGCGGCCTGCGCCGGCCTGCTGGTGGCCGAGGAACTGGAGGCCCTGTCGAAGGCCCTGCTCGCCCCGGCCCGGCCGATGGTCGCCATCGTCGGCGGCTCCAAGGTGTCGACCAAGCTGACGGTGCTAGAATCGCTGTCCGAGAAGGTCGACCAGCTGGTGGTCGGCGGCGGCATCGCCAACACCTTCCTCAAGGCCACCGGCAGGAACGTCGGCAAGTCGCTGTGCGAGGACGACCTGGTGCCGACGGCGAAGGTCCTCATGGAGAAGATGGCCAAGCGCGGCGCCACCATCCCGGTAGCCGTCGACGTGGTCTGCGGCAAGAAGTTCGACGCCGCGGAAGCCGCCGTGCTGAAGGACGCCGGCGCCGTGGCCGACGACGACATGATCTTCGACATCGGCCCGAAGAGCACGCAGGCGCTGGTCGACATCATCATGAAGGCCGGCACCGTGGTGTGGAACGGCCCGGTCGGCGTCTTCGAGTTCGACCAGTTCGGCGAGGGCACGAAGAAGATTGCCGCGGCCATCGCCGCGACGAAGGCCTTCACCCTGGCCGGCGGCGGCGACACCATCGCCGCCATCCAGAAGTACGGCATCTACGACAAGGTCTCCTACATCTCGACGGCCGGCGGCGCCTTCCTCGAGTTCCTCGAGGGCAAGGTCCTGCCCGCGGTGGACATTCTCGAGCAGCGGGCCAAGGACTGA
- the pyk gene encoding pyruvate kinase — translation MQRSTKIVATLGPASSETGVLTRMIQAGVDVVRLNFSHGTHDDHRRRVELVRDCVRKVGRTVGVMVDLQGPKIRVGKFAEGKVELANGAPFILDATCKLGDATRVGLDYPELVGDVEPGAVLLLDDGRLVLDVEAIRGREIHCRVRVGGTLSNNKGINRQGGGLSAPALTDKDRDDIKLAAEFHADYVAVSFPKSGADIRQARELLAAAGSDALIIAKIERVEAIAALEEILEAADAIMVARGDLAVEVGDAAVPALQKRMIRVAREHNKVAITATQMMESMISSPVPTRAEVSDVANAVLDGTDAVMLSAETAAGKYPVETIEAMARICVEAEKSEEITLDRHFLDRVFTRIDQSIAMAALFTAFHLKVKAIAALTQSGSTALWMSRINCGVPIYALTPEIRSRYRMSLYRDVFPLLMRYVGHDREEALREAEEELIRAGAVQPGDTIVLTVGEPIGTPGGTNTMKIVRVGEHSYSTGRSSL, via the coding sequence ATGCAACGCTCGACGAAGATCGTCGCCACCCTCGGACCGGCCTCCTCCGAAACCGGCGTCCTCACCCGCATGATCCAGGCGGGCGTGGACGTCGTCCGACTGAACTTCTCGCACGGCACGCACGACGACCACCGCAGGCGCGTCGAGCTCGTCCGCGACTGCGTGCGCAAGGTCGGCCGCACGGTCGGCGTCATGGTGGACCTGCAGGGGCCGAAGATCCGCGTCGGCAAGTTCGCCGAGGGCAAGGTCGAGCTCGCCAACGGCGCCCCCTTCATCCTCGACGCGACCTGCAAGCTGGGCGACGCCACCCGCGTCGGCCTCGACTATCCCGAGCTGGTGGGCGATGTCGAGCCGGGCGCCGTGCTGCTGCTCGACGACGGCCGCCTCGTGCTCGACGTGGAAGCCATCCGCGGCCGCGAAATCCATTGCCGCGTGCGCGTCGGCGGCACCCTGTCCAACAACAAAGGCATCAACCGTCAGGGCGGCGGCCTCTCGGCCCCCGCCCTCACCGACAAGGACCGCGATGACATCAAGCTGGCGGCGGAATTCCATGCCGACTATGTCGCCGTGTCCTTTCCGAAATCCGGCGCCGACATCCGCCAGGCGCGCGAGTTGCTCGCCGCCGCCGGCTCCGATGCGCTGATCATAGCGAAAATCGAGCGCGTGGAGGCCATCGCCGCGCTGGAGGAGATCCTCGAGGCCGCCGACGCCATCATGGTGGCGCGCGGCGATCTCGCCGTCGAAGTCGGCGACGCCGCCGTGCCGGCGCTGCAGAAACGCATGATCCGCGTGGCGCGCGAGCACAACAAGGTCGCCATCACCGCCACCCAGATGATGGAATCTATGATCTCCAGCCCGGTGCCGACGCGCGCCGAGGTCTCCGACGTCGCCAACGCCGTGCTCGACGGCACCGACGCCGTCATGCTCTCGGCGGAGACGGCAGCCGGCAAGTATCCGGTGGAGACCATCGAGGCCATGGCGCGCATCTGCGTCGAGGCGGAGAAATCCGAGGAGATCACCCTCGACCGGCATTTCCTCGACCGGGTGTTCACGCGCATCGACCAGTCGATCGCCATGGCCGCCCTGTTCACCGCCTTCCACCTCAAGGTGAAGGCCATCGCCGCGCTGACCCAGTCCGGCTCGACGGCGCTGTGGATGTCGCGCATCAACTGCGGCGTGCCGATATACGCCCTGACGCCGGAGATCCGCAGCCGCTACCGCATGAGCCTGTACCGCGACGTCTTCCCGCTGCTGATGCGCTACGTCGGCCACGACCGCGAGGAGGCGCTGCGCGAAGCCGAGGAAGAACTCATCCGCGCCGGCGCCGTGCAGCCCGGCGACACCATCGTGCTCACCGTCGGCGAACCGATCGGCACGCCGGGCGGCACCAACACCATGAAGATCGTGCGCGTCGGCGAGCACAGCTACTCGACCGGGCGCAGCAGCCTGTAA
- the fba gene encoding class II fructose-bisphosphate aldolase (catalyzes the reversible aldol condensation of dihydroxyacetonephosphate and glyceraldehyde 3-phosphate in the Calvin cycle, glycolysis, and/or gluconeogenesis) yields MPLVSMRQLLDHAAENGYGLPAFNVNNLEQVRAIMEAADETGSPVIMQGSAGARKYAGEAFLRHLIEAAIEAYPHIPVVMHQDHGQSPAVCMAAIRSGFSSVMMDGSLMEDGKTPASYEYNVETSRKVVDFAHAIGVTVEAELGVLGSLETMKADKEDGHGAEGTMKREDLLTDPDQAADFVQKTQCDALAIAIGTSHGAYKFTRKPTGDILAIDRIKEIHARIPNTHLVMHGSSSVPQEWLEIIRKYGGQMKETYGVPVEEIVTGIKHGVRKVNIDTDIRLAMTGAMRRHMAEKPAEFDPRKFLADAQKAAKEICKARYEAFGCAGQAAKIKPVSLEKMAERYRKGELNQVVK; encoded by the coding sequence ATGCCACTCGTATCGATGCGCCAACTGCTGGACCACGCCGCGGAAAACGGCTACGGCCTGCCCGCCTTCAACGTCAATAACCTGGAACAGGTGCGTGCCATCATGGAGGCCGCCGACGAGACCGGCAGCCCGGTGATCATGCAGGGCTCGGCCGGCGCGCGCAAATACGCCGGCGAGGCCTTCCTGCGCCACCTGATCGAGGCGGCCATCGAGGCCTATCCGCACATCCCCGTGGTGATGCACCAGGACCACGGCCAGTCGCCGGCGGTGTGCATGGCGGCGATCCGCTCCGGTTTCTCCAGCGTCATGATGGACGGCTCGCTGATGGAGGACGGCAAGACGCCCGCCTCCTACGAGTACAACGTCGAGACCTCGCGCAAGGTGGTCGACTTCGCCCACGCCATCGGCGTCACCGTCGAGGCCGAGCTCGGCGTGCTCGGCTCGCTCGAGACCATGAAGGCGGACAAGGAAGACGGCCACGGCGCCGAGGGCACCATGAAGCGCGAGGACCTGCTCACCGACCCGGACCAGGCCGCCGACTTCGTGCAGAAGACCCAGTGCGACGCGCTGGCCATCGCCATCGGCACCTCGCACGGCGCCTACAAGTTCACGCGCAAGCCGACCGGCGACATCCTCGCCATCGACCGCATCAAGGAGATCCACGCCCGCATCCCCAACACCCACCTGGTGATGCACGGCTCCAGCAGCGTGCCGCAGGAGTGGCTGGAGATCATCCGCAAGTACGGCGGCCAGATGAAGGAGACCTACGGCGTGCCGGTCGAGGAGATCGTCACCGGCATCAAGCACGGCGTGCGCAAGGTGAACATCGACACCGACATCCGCCTCGCCATGACCGGCGCCATGCGCCGCCACATGGCCGAGAAGCCCGCCGAGTTCGACCCGCGCAAGTTCCTCGCCGACGCGCAGAAGGCCGCCAAGGAAATCTGCAAGGCGCGCTACGAGGCCTTCGGCTGCGCCGGCCAGGCCGCCAAGATCAAGCCGGTCTCGCTGGAGAAGATGGCCGAGCGCTACCGGAAAGGCGAGCTGAACCAGGTCGTCAAGTAA
- a CDS encoding phosphate-starvation-inducible PsiE family protein codes for MDIRSHTLDRIRKFFSGGLDIVELAGLLIIAFATTVAIWQEAAVMIEARKVTLADLLLMFLYLEVLAMIGQYFRSGHIPVRYPLYIAMVALARYLILDIKELTELRVMATAGAILLLTLAVLAIRYGHVKFPYREDQASKDRPYVRE; via the coding sequence ATGGACATCCGCTCCCACACCCTCGACCGCATCCGCAAATTCTTCAGCGGCGGCCTCGACATCGTCGAACTCGCCGGCCTGCTGATCATCGCCTTCGCCACCACCGTGGCGATCTGGCAGGAGGCGGCGGTGATGATCGAGGCGCGCAAGGTCACCCTGGCCGACCTGCTGCTGATGTTCCTCTACCTCGAAGTGCTGGCGATGATCGGCCAGTACTTCCGTTCCGGCCACATCCCGGTGCGCTATCCGCTCTACATCGCCATGGTGGCCCTGGCGCGCTACCTGATCCTCGACATCAAGGAGCTCACCGAGCTGCGCGTGATGGCGACGGCGGGCGCCATCCTGCTGCTCACCCTCGCCGTGCTGGCCATCCGCTACGGCCACGTCAAGTTTCCCTATCGCGAGGACCAGGCGAGCAAGGACCGCCCCTATGTCCGCGAATAG